One genomic window of Pungitius pungitius chromosome 11, fPunPun2.1, whole genome shotgun sequence includes the following:
- the paqr7b gene encoding membrane progestin receptor alpha-B encodes MATVVMEQIGRLFINAQQLRQIPQLLESAFPTLPCTVKVSDVPCVFRERHILTGYRQPDQSWRYYFLTLFQRHNESLNVWTHMLAALIILVKWQEISETVDFLRDPHAQPLFIILLSSFTYLSFSALAHLLSAKSELSYYSFYFLDYVGVAVYQYGSALAHYYYAIEKEWHTKVQGVFLPAAAFLAWLTCFGCCYGKYASPDMPKFAIKLCQVVPSALAYCLDISPVVHRIYTCYQEGCSDPVVAYHFYHVVFFLISAYFFCCPHPESLFPGMCDFIGQGHQIFHIFVVVCTLMQIEALRTDFTERRSFYEGLHGDLAHDAVALFIFTACCCALTAFYVRNRIRASLHEKEE; translated from the coding sequence ATGGCGACGGTGGTGATGGAGCAGATCGGTCGCCTGTTCATCAACGCGCAGCAGCTGCGTCAGATCCCTCAGCTGCTGGAGTCGGCCTTCCCCACGCTGCCGTGCACCGTCAAGGTGTCCGACGTGCCCTGTGTGTTCCGCGAGCGCCACATCCTCACCGGCTACCGCCAGCCGGACCAAAGCTGGCGCTACTACTTCCTCACCCTCTTCCAAAGGCACAACGAATCCCTCAACGTGTGGACCCACATGCTGGCCGCCCTCATCATCCTGGTCAAGTGGCAGGAGATCTCCGAGACGGTGGACTTTTTGCGAGACCCTCACGCTCAGCccctcttcatcatcctcctgTCGTCCTTCACCTACCTCTCCTTCAGCGCGCTCGCTCACCTCCTCTCCGCCAAGTCCGAGCTCTCCTACTACAGCTTCTACTTCCTCGACTACGTGGGCGTGGCCGTGTACCAGTATGGCAGCGCCCTGGCGCACTACTACTACGCCATAGAGAAGGAGTGGCACACCAAAGTGCAAGGAGTCTTTTTGCCCGCCGCAGCGTTTCTGGCCTGGCTCACCTGCTTCGGCTGCTGCTACGGCAAGTATGCGAGCCCCGACATGCCCAAGTTCGCCATCAAGCTGTGCCAAGTGGTGCCGTCGGCCCTGGCTTACTGTTTAGACATAAGCCCCGTGGTTCACCGTATCTACACCTGCTACCAGGAGGGCTGCTCCGACCCGGTCGTGGCATACCATTTCTACCACGTGGTCTTTTTCCTAATCAGCGCCTATTTCTTCTGCTGCCCGCACCCGGAGAGCTTGTTCCCTGGCATGTGTGACTTCATCGGGCAGGGCCACCAGATCTTTCACATATTCGTGGTGGTGTGCACCCTGATGCAGATCGAAGCGCTGAGAACGGACTTCACGGAGCGCCGCTCCTTCTACGAGGGCCTCCACGGCGATCTCGCACACGACGCGGTGGCGCTCTTCATCTTCACGGCCTGCTGCTGCGCCCTCACCGCTTTTTACGTGCGCAACCGTATCCGTGCCTCGCTGCACGAGAAGGAGGAgtaa